One window of the Cryptomeria japonica chromosome 7, Sugi_1.0, whole genome shotgun sequence genome contains the following:
- the LOC131040443 gene encoding large ribosomal subunit protein mL101 (rPPR4)-like has product MDGNRGLRLGLSDFAIRLDLIAKVRGISSAENYFKDLPGKVKNQKAYGALRNSYVGNKLTEKAEGLMVKIKESGFALKALPYNNMMTLYRALGQPEKVLSLIQDVKVDNCADLSDINGVEKVLDELKHDGRFKYDWSIYNNLSAIYIKERLIKKAQAALKETEHKIFMKKDRNAYKSLIIMHSKLGDKPKVYSVWKKFASVFPKGTNTDYICMLTALVKLGDIKGVEKCLKGWGYDGLSYDIRVPNVLIGAYLTKGRIKEAESLLQHAQNKGD; this is encoded by the exons ATGGATGGCAATAGAGGACTTAGATTGGGTTTGAGCGACTTTGCCATCCGCTTAGACTTGATAGCTAAAGTTCGTGGCATAAGCAGTGCTGAGAACTATTTTAAAGATCTTCCTGGGAAAGTCAAGAACCAAAAAGCATATGGTGCACTTCGGAACTCTTACGTAGGGAATAAACTGACTGAAAAGGCAGAGGGACTTATGGTGAAGATTAAGGAATCTGGTTTTGCTTTGAAGGCACTTCCATACAACAACATGATGACTCTTTATAGGGCATTAGGTCAGCCAGAGAAAGTACTATCTTTGATACAAGATGTGAAGGTTGATAA TTGTGCTGACCTTTCAGACATTAATGGAGTGGAGAAAGTATTAGATGAATTGAAACATGATGGCAGATTCAAATATGATTGGTCCATATATAATAACTTGTCAGCCATTTATATCAAAGAGAGGTTAATTAAGAAAGCACAGGCTGCCTTGAAAGAAACAGAGCACAAGATTTTCATGAAGAAGGATCGTAATGCTTATAAGTCCCTTATTATCATGCATAGCAAGCTCGGTGATAAACCTAAGGTATATTCAGTGTGGAAGAAATTTGCAAGTGTCTTTCCTAAGGGGACCAACACAGACTATATATGTATGCTTACTGCGTTGGTGAAGCTAGGGGACATCAAGGGAGTTGAGAAGTGTCTTAAAGGATGGGGATATGATGGCCTGAGTTATGATATCAGAGTGCCAAATGTATTAATTGGTGCTTATCTTACTAAAGGAAGGATAAAAGAGGCAGAATCACTTCTTCAACATGCCCAGAACAAAGGAGACTAA